The Camelina sativa cultivar DH55 chromosome 14, Cs, whole genome shotgun sequence genome includes a window with the following:
- the LOC104741797 gene encoding GDSL esterase/lipase At1g31550: protein MASLDSHVLMGIISLVFLSTLLVTTVSSVSQCRNFESIISFGNSIGDTGNLLGLSDDPNNLALSGYPPYGETFFHQPTGRFSDGRLIIDFITEFLGLPYVPPYFGSKNGTFEKGVNFAVASATALDSSFLAERGYHCRHNISLGVQLKIFKESLPDLCGLPSDCRDMIGNALILMGDIGANDYNLPFFEHRPFDEVKELVPLVISTISSAITELIGMGGRTFLVPGEFPKGCSVAYLTLYQTSNLEEYDSFGCLKWLNKFAEYHDEQLQAELKRLRKLNPHVNIIFADYYNTLLRLNQEPSKYGFIKEPLSACCGVGGTYNFNLSTGCGNVGVESCNDPSKYVAWDGIHMTEAAYKSMADGLLKGPYATPPFSWSCLSSKIKNKNSLDKQTSLLSS, encoded by the exons ATGGCATCGCTAGATTCTCATGTGTTGATGGGAATAATTAGCCTGGTCTTTTTATCCACTCTTTTGGTCACTACGGTAAGCTCGGTATCGCAATGCCGCAATTTCGAGTCGATCATCAGTTTCGGTAATTCGATTGGCGACACTGGAAACTTGCTCGGTCTCTCGGATGATCCAAACAATCTTGCTTTGAGCGGTTATCCACCCTACGGAGAAACTTTCTTCCACCAACCAACCGGTCGTTTCTCTGATGGCCGCCTCATCATTGACTTCATCA ctGAATTTTTGGGGCTACCTTATGTGCCTCCTTACTTCGGATCTAAAAATGGAACCTTTGAGAAAGGAGTTAATTTTGCCGTAGCCTCAGCAACGGCATTGGATAGTTCTTTTCTCGCAGAGAGAGGGTACCATTGTCGTCACAACATTAGTTTAGGAGTTCAGCTTAAGATCTTCAAGGAGAGTTTACCAGATCTTTGTGGCTTGCCATCAG ATTGTAGAGATATGATTGGAAATGCTTTGATTCTCATGGGAGATATTGGAGCGAATGATTACAATTTGCCATTCTTTGAACACAGACCCTTTGACGAGGTCAAAGAGCTAGTTCCGTTGGTGATTAGTACTATTTCTTCTGCCATTACG GAGTTGATTGGTATGGGAGGAAGAACATTTCTGGTGCCCGGAGAGTTCCCTAAGGGATGCTCGGTAGCATATTTGACATTATATCAAACATCAAACTTGGAAGAATACGATTCTTTTGGATGTCTGAAATGGCTGAACAAGTTTGCAGAATACCACGACGAGCAGCTTCAGGCAGAACTCAAGAGACTTAGGAAGCTCAACCCTCATGTCAACATCATATTTGCTGACTATTACAATACTCTGTTGCGCCTTAACCAAGAACCATCGAAATACG GATTCATAAAGGAACCCTTGTCCGCTTGTTGCGGTGTAGGAGGAACATACAACTTCAACCTTAGTACAGGTTGTGGGAATGTAGGAGTGGAATCTTGTAATGATCCATCAAAATATGTGGCCTGGGATGGTATTCATATGACTGAGGCTGCATACAAATCAATGGCTGATGGACTACTCAAAGGACCATATGCGACTCCTCCTTTCAGTTGGTCATGCCTCAGCTCCAAGATTAAGAACAAGAATTCATTAGACAAACAAACTTCTCTGCTGAGCAGCTGA
- the LOC104741798 gene encoding DEAD-box ATP-dependent RNA helicase 5-like, translated as MAGQKQEFPVSGEPLSVESPMINKKKKKSKKNKQAKEDDCEVQVPQEVTNGAEKELSNKEKKKKRKREEKEIEKNIKKKEIAGDVPEKKLEAAEDSNNGESEQQKVAVSGKGVEEAKYTALKTFAESNLPENVLDCCKTFQKPSPIQSHTWPFLLDGRDLIGIAKTGSGKTLAFGIPAIMHMLNKNKKIGKGSKNVNPTCLVLSPTRELAVQISDVLSEAGKPCGLESICVYGGSSKRPQINAIRSGVDIVIGTPGRLRDLIESNELRLSDVSFVVLDEADRMLDMGFEEPVRFILSKTNKVRQMVMFSATWPLDVHKLAQEFMDPNPVKVVIGSEDLAANHDVMQIIEVLDEHARDQRLLALLDKYHKSQKNRVLVFALYKVEAERLERFLQQRGWKAVSIHGNKAQTERTRSLSLFKEGSCPLLVATDVAARGLDIPDVEVVINYSFPLTTEDYVHRIGRTGRAGKKGVAHTFFTHLNKGLAGELVNVLREAGQVVPADLLKFGTHVKKKESKLYGAHFREIAADAPKAKKITFDNSDDED; from the exons atggcTGGACAAAAGCAAGAGTTTCCCGTCTCCGGCGAACCCTTATCCGTCGAGAGTCCGAtgataaacaagaagaagaagaagagcaagaagaacaaacaaGCAAAGGAAGATGATTGTGAAGTCCAAGTGCCTCAAGAGGTCACGAATGGTGCAGAGAAGGAGTTGAgtaacaaagagaagaagaagaagcgtaagagagaggagaaagagattgagaagaacATCAAGAAGAAGGAAATCGCCGGAGATGTCCCTGAGAAGAAGCTGGAAGCAGCTGAAGATTCGAACAATGGAGAGAGTGAACAACAGAAGGTTGCTGTGTCTGGGAAAGGTGTGGAAGAAGCAAAGTACACAGCTTTGAAGACATTTGCTGAATCGAATTTGCCGGAGAATGTTTTAGATTGCTGTAAGACGTTCCAGAAGCCATCACCGATTCAGTCACATACTTGGCCGTTTTTGTTGGATGGTCGCGATCTTATAGGGATTGCGAAAACTGGGTCAG GTAAGACATTGGCGTTTGGGATTCCTGCGATTATGCATATGttgaataagaataagaagattgGTAAAGGATCAAAGAATGTTAATCCTACTTGTCTTGTTCTCTCGCCGACAAGAGAGTTAGCTGTTCAG ATTTCTGATGTTTTGAGTGAAGCTGGGAAACCTTGTGGTTTAGAATCGATTTGTGTGTATGGTGGAAGCTCTAAAAGGCCTCAAATTAATGCAATTCGATCTGGAGTT GATATTGTCATTGGTACGCCTGGTCGTTTGAGAGACTTGATTGAGTCTAATGAGCTTCGTCTCTCGGATGTTTCCTTCGTG GTATTGGATGAAGCAGATCGAATGCTTGATATGGGTTTCGAGGAGCCTGTCCGGTTTATATTGAGCAAGACAAATAAAG TTCGTCAGATGGTTATGTTCAGTGCAACTTGGCCTTTGGATGTTCACAAATTGGCTCAGGAATTCATGGATCCAAACCCAGTCAAG GTAGTCATTGGTTCCGAAGACTTAGCTGCCAACCACGACGTTATGCAAATCATTGAG GTCTTGGATGAACATGCTCGTGATCAGCGTCTCCTTGCTTTACTAGACAAATACCATAAATCTCAAAA GAATAGGGTTTTGGTATTTGCATTATACAAGGTGGAAGCTGAACGTCTCGAACGTTTTCTTCAACAAAG AGGTTGGAAAGCTGTATCTATACACGGAAACAAAGCACAGACTGAACGCACCAGGTCTTTATCATTGTTCAAAGAAGGATCCTGCCCTTTGCTG GTGGCTACTGATGTAGCAGCAAGAGGACTCGATATCCCCGACGTGGAAGTTGTGATAAACTACAGTTTCCCATTAACAACAGAGGATTATGTACACAGAATCGGGAGGACAGGAAGAGCGGGTAAAAAGGGCGTTGCACACACGTTCTTCACGCATTTGAACAAG GGTCTTGCCGGAGAACTTGTGAATGTTCTCAGGGAAGCTGGACAAGTCGTGCCAGCTGATCTTTTGAAGTTTGGCACTCATGTAAAGAAAAAG GAATCAAAATTGTATGGAGCTCATTTCAGAGAAATAGCAGCTGATGCCCCAAAAGCTAAGAAGATCACATTCGATAATTCTGATGACGAAGACTAA